A single Rhinolophus ferrumequinum isolate MPI-CBG mRhiFer1 chromosome 12, mRhiFer1_v1.p, whole genome shotgun sequence DNA region contains:
- the RBM18 gene encoding probable RNA-binding protein 18 has protein sequence MEAETKTLPLENASILSEGSLQEGHRLWIGNLDPKITEYHLLKLLQKFGTVKQFDFLFHKSGALEGQPRGYCFVNFETKQEAEQAIQCLNGKLALSKKLVVRWAHAQVKRYDHNKNDKILPISLEPSSSTEPTQSNLSVTAKIKAIEAKLKMMAENPDAEYPAAPVYSYFKPPDKKRTTPYSRTAWKSRR, from the exons ATGGAAGCAGAAACCAAAACTCTTCCCCTGGAGAATGCATCCATCCTGTCAGAGGGCTCCCTACAGGAAGGGCACCGGTTATGGATTGGCAACCTGGACCCCAAAATCACAGA ATACCACCTCCTGAAGCTCCTCCAGAAGTTTGGCACCGTAAAGCAGTTTGACTTCCTCTTCCACAAGTCAGGTGCTTTGGAGGGACAGCCTCGAGGGTACTGTTTCGTTAACTTTGAAACTAAGCAG GAGGCGGAACAAGCCATCCAGTGTCTCAATGGCAAGCTGGCGCTGTCTAAAAAGCTGGTTGTGCGGTGGGCACATGCTCAAGTAAAG AGATACGATCATAACAAGAATGATAAGATCCTTCCAATCAGTCTTGAGCCATCCTCCAGCACCGAGCCCACTCAATCTAACCTAAG TGTCACTGCAAAAATAAAAGCCATTGAAGCCAAGCTAAAAATGATGGCAGAAAATCCGGATGCTGAGTATCCAGCAGCGCCTGTTTATTCCTACTTTAAGCCACCAGATAAAAAAAGGACTACTCCTTATTCTAGAACAGCTTGGAAATCTCGGAGATGA